In Pseudomonas sp. GCEP-101, one DNA window encodes the following:
- the pstS gene encoding phosphate ABC transporter substrate-binding protein PstS — protein MKLKRLMAALTFVAAGVGTASAVAAIDPALPEYQKASGVSGNLSSVGSDTLANLMTMWAEEYKRLYPNVNVQIQAAGSSTAPPALTEGTANLGPMSRKMKDVELQAFEQKYGYKPTAVPVAVDALAIFVHKDNPIKGLTMQQVDAIFSSTRLCGGKSEVKTWGDLGLTGDWANKPVQLFGRNSVSGTYGYFKEEALCKGDYKPNVNEQPGSASVVQSVSQSLNGVGYSGIGYKTASVKTVALAKKEGGEFIEDNETNALNGTYPLSRFLYVYVNKAPNKPLNPLEAQFLKMVLSKTGQQVVVKDGYIPLPSKVAEKAIKDLGL, from the coding sequence ATGAAACTCAAGCGTTTGATGGCGGCCCTGACTTTTGTCGCTGCAGGCGTAGGCACCGCCAGTGCGGTAGCCGCGATTGATCCGGCCCTGCCGGAATACCAGAAAGCCAGCGGTGTGTCGGGCAACCTGTCGAGCGTCGGTTCCGACACTCTGGCCAACCTGATGACCATGTGGGCGGAAGAGTACAAGCGCCTGTACCCGAACGTGAACGTGCAGATCCAGGCCGCCGGTTCCTCCACTGCGCCGCCGGCTCTGACCGAAGGCACCGCCAACCTGGGCCCCATGAGCCGCAAGATGAAGGACGTCGAACTGCAGGCCTTCGAGCAGAAGTACGGCTACAAGCCGACCGCTGTTCCGGTTGCCGTGGACGCCCTGGCGATCTTCGTGCACAAGGACAACCCCATCAAGGGCCTGACCATGCAGCAGGTCGACGCCATCTTCTCCTCCACCCGCCTGTGCGGCGGCAAGTCGGAAGTGAAGACCTGGGGCGATCTGGGCCTGACCGGCGACTGGGCCAACAAGCCCGTGCAACTGTTCGGTCGCAACTCCGTATCCGGCACCTACGGCTACTTCAAGGAAGAAGCCCTGTGCAAAGGCGACTACAAGCCGAACGTGAACGAGCAGCCGGGTTCGGCGTCCGTGGTTCAGTCGGTCAGCCAGTCCCTGAACGGCGTGGGCTACTCCGGCATCGGTTACAAGACCGCTAGCGTGAAGACCGTTGCCCTGGCCAAGAAGGAAGGCGGCGAATTCATCGAAGACAACGAGACGAATGCCCTGAACGGCACCTACCCGCTGTCGCGCTTCCTCTACGTCTACGTCAACAAGGCGCCGAACAAGCCGCTGAACCCGCTGGAAGCCCAGTTCCTGAAGATGGTGCTGTCCAAGACTGGCCAGCAGGTTGTCGTGAAAGACGGCTACATCCCGCTGCCGTCCAAAGTCGCCGAGAAAGCGATCAAGGATCTGGGTCTGTAA
- a CDS encoding MFS transporter, giving the protein MPSVNAPAAPASRPLTRSDYKTLSLSALGGALEFYDFIIFVFFATVVGKLFFPADMPDWLRQLQTFGLFAAGYLARPLGGVVMAHFGDLLGRKKMFTLSIFLMAVPTLIMGLLPTYAQIGIWAPLALLLLRVIQGAAIGGEVPGAWVFVAEHVPHRHVGYACGTLTSGLTAGILIGSLVATLINSVYSAEEVQGYAWRIPFLLGGIFGLFSVYLRRWLHETPVFAELQLRKQLAEEVPLGVVVREHRPAVVLSMLLTWVLSAGIVVVILMTPSVLQTVYGFDAATSLKANSVAIVCLSVGCILAGRLADRFGAGRTFIVGSILLGIVSWTFYTSLKAHPDWLFPLYAVTGLCVGVIGAVPYVMVNAFPAVVRFTGLSFSYNLAYAIFGGLTPMVVALLMKEDPLGPAYYVVALCAVGLLVGTYLLRQERRLAGQGMAIN; this is encoded by the coding sequence ATGCCTTCTGTGAACGCTCCTGCCGCGCCCGCGTCACGTCCGTTGACCCGCAGCGACTACAAGACTCTTTCGCTGTCCGCCTTGGGCGGCGCCCTGGAGTTCTACGACTTCATCATCTTCGTGTTCTTTGCCACCGTCGTCGGCAAGCTGTTCTTCCCTGCCGACATGCCCGACTGGCTGCGCCAGCTGCAGACCTTCGGCCTGTTCGCCGCCGGTTACCTGGCCCGTCCGCTGGGGGGCGTGGTGATGGCGCACTTTGGCGACCTGCTCGGCCGCAAGAAGATGTTCACCCTGAGCATCTTCCTGATGGCGGTGCCCACGCTGATCATGGGCCTCTTGCCCACCTACGCGCAGATCGGCATCTGGGCGCCGCTGGCGCTTCTGCTGCTGCGCGTCATCCAGGGCGCCGCCATCGGCGGTGAAGTGCCGGGCGCCTGGGTGTTCGTCGCCGAGCACGTTCCGCACCGCCACGTGGGCTATGCCTGTGGCACGCTCACGTCGGGTCTGACCGCGGGCATCCTGATCGGTTCGCTGGTGGCGACCCTGATCAACAGTGTTTACAGCGCCGAGGAAGTGCAGGGCTACGCCTGGCGTATCCCGTTCCTGCTGGGCGGCATCTTCGGCCTGTTCTCCGTCTACCTGCGCCGCTGGCTGCACGAGACGCCGGTGTTCGCCGAGCTGCAACTGCGCAAGCAACTGGCCGAGGAAGTGCCGCTGGGCGTGGTGGTTCGTGAGCATCGCCCGGCCGTTGTACTGTCGATGCTGCTGACCTGGGTGCTGTCCGCCGGCATCGTGGTGGTGATCCTCATGACCCCGTCGGTGCTGCAGACTGTCTACGGCTTCGATGCGGCGACCTCGCTGAAGGCCAACAGCGTGGCCATCGTCTGCCTGAGCGTCGGTTGCATCCTGGCCGGCCGCCTCGCCGACCGTTTCGGCGCGGGTCGCACCTTTATAGTGGGCAGCATCCTGCTCGGCATCGTGTCCTGGACCTTCTACACCAGCCTGAAGGCCCATCCGGACTGGCTGTTCCCGCTGTATGCGGTCACCGGCCTGTGTGTCGGCGTGATCGGCGCGGTGCCCTACGTGATGGTCAACGCCTTCCCGGCGGTGGTGCGTTTCACCGGCCTGTCCTTCTCCTACAACCTGGCCTACGCCATCTTCGGCGGCCTGACGCCCATGGTGGTTGCCCTGCTGATGAAGGAAGACCCGCTCGGCCCGGCCTACTACGTCGTGGCGCTGTGCGCGGTGGGCCTGTTGGTCGGCACCTACCTGCTGCGCCAGGAACGCCGGCTCGCAGGGCAGGGGATGGCCATAAACTGA
- the betB gene encoding betaine-aldehyde dehydrogenase translates to MARFEVQKLYIGGRYVEATSGATFETINPANGEVLAQVQRASKDDVERAVQAAVQGQKVWAAMTAMQRSRILRRAVEILRERNDELAELETLDTGKPLAETRFVDIVTGADVLEYYAGLVPAIEGEQIPLRETSFVYTRREPLGVVAGIGAWNYPIQIALWKSAPALAAGNAMIFKPSEVTPLTALKLAEIYTEAGLPDGVFNVLTGSGREVGQWLTEHPVIEKISFTGGTSTGKKVMASASSSSLKDVTMELGGKSPLIIFEDANLDRAADIAVMANFFSSGQVCTNGTRVFIPRNLQARFEAKVLERVKRIRLGNPQDETTNFGPLVSFPHLESVLSYIESGKEQKARLLCGGERVTHGEFGNGAYVAPTVFTDCTDDMTIVREEIFGPVMSILVYDTEDEAIRRANDTEYGLAAGVVTQDLARAHRAIHRLEAGICWINTWGESPAEMPVGGYKQSGVGRENGLTTLAHYTRIKSVQVELGDYTSVF, encoded by the coding sequence ATGGCTCGATTCGAAGTACAGAAGCTCTACATTGGCGGTCGCTACGTGGAAGCCACCAGTGGCGCCACCTTCGAGACCATCAATCCGGCCAACGGTGAAGTCCTCGCCCAGGTGCAGCGTGCCTCCAAGGACGACGTCGAGCGCGCCGTGCAGGCGGCGGTGCAAGGGCAGAAAGTCTGGGCGGCGATGACCGCCATGCAGCGTTCGCGCATCCTGCGTCGCGCCGTGGAGATCCTCCGCGAGCGCAATGACGAACTCGCCGAACTGGAAACCCTCGACACCGGAAAGCCGCTGGCCGAGACCCGCTTCGTCGACATCGTCACCGGCGCCGACGTGCTCGAGTACTACGCCGGCCTGGTGCCCGCCATCGAGGGCGAACAGATCCCGCTGCGCGAAACCAGCTTCGTCTACACCCGTCGCGAGCCGCTGGGCGTGGTTGCCGGCATCGGCGCCTGGAACTACCCGATCCAGATCGCCCTGTGGAAATCCGCCCCGGCCCTGGCCGCCGGCAACGCGATGATCTTCAAGCCCAGCGAAGTCACCCCGCTGACCGCCCTGAAGCTCGCCGAGATCTACACCGAGGCCGGCCTGCCCGATGGCGTGTTCAACGTGCTCACCGGCAGCGGCCGCGAAGTCGGCCAGTGGCTGACCGAGCACCCGGTCATCGAGAAGATCTCCTTCACCGGCGGCACCTCCACCGGCAAGAAGGTCATGGCCAGTGCGTCGAGCTCCTCGCTCAAGGACGTCACCATGGAGCTGGGCGGCAAATCGCCGCTGATCATCTTCGAGGACGCCAACCTCGACCGCGCCGCCGACATCGCCGTCATGGCCAACTTCTTCAGCTCCGGCCAGGTGTGCACCAACGGCACCCGCGTGTTCATCCCGCGCAACCTGCAGGCGCGCTTCGAGGCCAAGGTGCTCGAGCGCGTGAAGCGCATCCGCCTGGGCAACCCGCAGGATGAAACCACCAACTTCGGCCCGCTGGTGAGCTTCCCGCACCTGGAGAGCGTTCTCTCCTACATCGAGTCCGGCAAGGAGCAGAAGGCCCGCCTGCTGTGCGGCGGCGAGCGCGTCACCCACGGCGAGTTCGGAAACGGCGCGTACGTGGCGCCGACCGTGTTCACCGACTGCACGGACGACATGACCATCGTCCGCGAGGAAATCTTCGGGCCGGTCATGAGCATCCTCGTCTACGACACCGAAGACGAGGCTATCCGCCGCGCCAACGACACCGAGTACGGCCTCGCCGCCGGCGTCGTGACCCAGGACCTGGCCCGCGCGCACCGGGCGATCCACCGCCTGGAAGCGGGCATCTGCTGGATCAACACCTGGGGCGAGTCGCCGGCCGAGATGCCGGTTGGCGGATACAAGCAATCGGGTGTCGGTCGTGAGAACGGCCTGACCACCCTGGCTCACTACACTCGCATCAAATCCGTACAGGTAGAGCTGGGCGACTACACCTCGGTGTTCTGA
- a CDS encoding BCCT family transporter, with protein sequence MFYGSTVLILVLTAALILFPDSAGAVLNRTQAWLSHSFGWYYMLAIGSYLFFVLWIAFSRYGQLKLGADHEKPDFSYGAWAGMLFSSGIGISLLYFAASEPIDHLYHPPEGVAGTPQAARQALQLTFLHWGVHGWAIYALVGLAVGYFAYRHRQPLALRSALLPILGERWVKGGAGHAVDCFGIFVTLLGLVTNLGIGALQVSSGIEYLTGMEHSKTTLLVVLLVMSLVATLAAVSGIEKGIRRLSNLNIVLFSSLLLFVLVCGSTLELLNGFVQNLGDYLNGLVLKTFDLYVYTGGGAGKNEEWLGLWTLFYWAWWISWAPFVGMFIARISRGRTVRELVMGVLLIPLGFTLAWLSVFGNSAVDLVMNQGAVDLGKAALEQPSMSIYLLLEHYPFAKIVIGMSIFVGFVLFLTPADSGSVMLANLSRQGGDLDEDAPHWLRILWSVVITLVTIGLLFAGNFTAMQTVVVLAGLPFSAVLILFMFGLYKAMKTDYEALHGHAPAPALAPAA encoded by the coding sequence GTGTTCTACGGTTCCACCGTACTGATCCTGGTTCTGACCGCCGCCCTCATTCTCTTCCCCGATAGCGCCGGGGCTGTCCTGAACCGTACGCAGGCGTGGCTGTCGCACAGCTTCGGCTGGTACTACATGCTGGCCATCGGGAGCTATCTGTTCTTCGTCCTGTGGATCGCCTTCTCGCGCTACGGCCAGCTGAAGCTCGGCGCCGACCACGAGAAGCCCGACTTCAGCTACGGCGCCTGGGCCGGCATGCTGTTCTCCTCCGGCATCGGCATTTCGTTGCTGTACTTCGCTGCCTCCGAGCCCATCGACCACCTCTACCACCCGCCCGAAGGCGTGGCCGGCACGCCGCAGGCGGCTCGCCAGGCACTGCAGCTGACCTTCCTGCACTGGGGCGTGCACGGCTGGGCGATCTACGCACTGGTGGGCCTGGCCGTGGGCTACTTCGCCTACCGCCACCGCCAGCCGCTGGCCCTGCGCTCGGCCCTGCTGCCGATCCTCGGTGAGCGCTGGGTGAAGGGCGGCGCCGGCCATGCGGTGGACTGCTTCGGCATCTTCGTCACCCTGCTGGGCCTGGTGACCAACCTGGGCATCGGCGCGCTGCAGGTGTCCTCGGGCATCGAGTACCTGACCGGCATGGAGCATTCGAAGACCACTCTGCTGGTCGTGCTGCTGGTGATGAGCCTGGTGGCGACGCTGGCCGCGGTTTCCGGCATCGAGAAAGGCATCCGCCGGCTGTCCAACCTGAACATCGTGCTGTTCAGCTCGCTGCTGCTGTTCGTGCTGGTCTGCGGTTCCACCCTGGAGCTGCTCAACGGCTTCGTGCAGAACCTGGGCGATTACCTCAACGGCCTGGTGCTCAAGACCTTCGACCTCTACGTCTACACCGGCGGCGGCGCCGGCAAGAACGAAGAATGGCTGGGCCTGTGGACCCTGTTCTACTGGGCCTGGTGGATTTCCTGGGCGCCCTTCGTCGGCATGTTCATCGCCCGTATCTCCCGCGGCCGCACGGTGCGCGAACTGGTCATGGGCGTGCTGCTGATCCCGCTGGGCTTCACCCTCGCCTGGCTCTCGGTGTTCGGCAACAGCGCGGTGGACCTGGTGATGAACCAGGGTGCCGTCGACCTGGGCAAGGCCGCGCTGGAGCAGCCGTCGATGTCGATCTACCTGCTGCTGGAGCACTACCCCTTCGCCAAGATCGTGATCGGCATGTCGATCTTCGTCGGCTTCGTGCTGTTCCTCACCCCGGCGGACTCCGGCTCGGTGATGCTGGCCAACCTGTCGCGCCAGGGCGGCGACCTCGACGAAGACGCCCCGCACTGGCTGCGCATCCTCTGGTCGGTGGTGATCACCCTGGTGACCATCGGCTTGCTGTTCGCCGGCAACTTCACCGCCATGCAGACCGTCGTGGTGCTGGCCGGCCTGCCGTTCTCGGCGGTGCTGATCCTGTTCATGTTCGGCCTCTACAAGGCCATGAAGACCGATTACGAAGCGCTGCACGGCCATGCGCCGGCGCCAGCCCTGGCACCTGCTGCCTGA
- a CDS encoding acyl-CoA thioesterase, protein MIELEQEDPIPQGDLALQITALPRETNGFGDIFGGWLVAQMDLAGTAMASRIAGGRVATVAIDRMAFLVPVAVGAQLSFYTQTLEVGRSSIRMLVEVWSDDPLSSEWRKVTEAVFVFVAIDGSGRTRPVPPRRG, encoded by the coding sequence ATGATCGAGCTCGAACAAGAAGATCCTATCCCGCAGGGCGACCTGGCCTTGCAGATCACCGCCCTGCCGCGCGAGACCAACGGCTTTGGCGACATCTTCGGTGGCTGGCTGGTGGCGCAGATGGATCTCGCCGGAACCGCCATGGCCAGCCGCATTGCCGGTGGCCGCGTGGCCACGGTGGCCATCGACCGCATGGCCTTCCTGGTCCCGGTCGCAGTCGGCGCACAGCTCTCCTTCTATACCCAGACCCTGGAAGTCGGCCGCAGCTCGATCCGCATGCTGGTCGAGGTCTGGAGCGACGACCCGCTCTCCAGCGAATGGCGCAAGGTCACCGAGGCAGTGTTCGTCTTCGTGGCCATCGACGGCAGCGGCCGAACCCGCCCGGTTCCTCCGCGTCGTGGCTGA
- the betA gene encoding choline dehydrogenase: MSQEYDYIIIGAGSAGNVLATRLTEDADVSVLLLEAGGPDYRADFRTQMPAALAYPLQGRRYNWAYVTDPEPHMNNRRMECGRGKGLGGSSLINGMCYIRGNAMDFDGWAQEKGLEDWTYLDCLPYFRKAETRDIGPNDYHGGNGPVSVTTPKAGNNPLFHAMVEAGVQAGFPRTEDLNGYQQEGFGPMDRTVTPQGRRASTARGYLDQARERPNLTIVTHALTDRILFSGKRAIGATYLHGNDNALKEVRARREVLVCSGAIASPQLLQRSGVGPASLLRDLGIDVVHDLPGVGQNLQDHLEMYLQYACKQPVSLYPALQWWNQPQIGAEWMFLGTGLGASNQFEAGGFIRSRPEFEWPNIQYHFLPVAINYNGSNAVSEHGFQAHVGSMRSPSRGRINLTSRDPRKHPSILFNYMSCEQDWQEFRDAIRITREIMNQPALDPYRGREISPGLDKQSDAELDAFVREHAETAFHPSCSCKMGEDDMAVVDGEGRVHGMQGLRVIDASIMPLIITGNLNATTIMMAEKLADKVRGRPALPRSTAAYYKAEGAPVRGKPLR; the protein is encoded by the coding sequence ATGTCCCAGGAATACGACTACATCATCATCGGTGCCGGTTCCGCCGGTAACGTACTGGCTACCCGCCTGACCGAGGACGCCGACGTCAGCGTGCTGCTGCTCGAGGCCGGCGGCCCGGACTACCGCGCCGACTTCCGCACGCAGATGCCGGCGGCGCTGGCGTACCCGCTGCAGGGTCGCCGCTACAACTGGGCCTATGTGACCGACCCCGAGCCGCACATGAACAACCGCCGCATGGAGTGCGGGCGCGGCAAGGGCCTGGGCGGCTCCTCGCTGATCAACGGCATGTGTTACATCCGCGGCAACGCCATGGACTTCGACGGCTGGGCGCAGGAAAAGGGCCTGGAAGACTGGACCTACCTCGACTGCCTGCCGTACTTCCGCAAGGCCGAGACCCGCGACATCGGCCCCAACGACTACCACGGCGGCAACGGCCCGGTGAGCGTCACCACGCCCAAGGCCGGCAACAACCCCCTGTTCCACGCCATGGTCGAGGCCGGCGTGCAGGCGGGCTTCCCGCGTACCGAGGACCTCAACGGCTACCAGCAGGAAGGCTTCGGTCCGATGGACCGCACCGTCACCCCGCAGGGTCGCCGCGCCAGCACCGCCCGTGGCTACCTGGACCAGGCCCGCGAGCGGCCGAACCTGACCATCGTCACCCACGCGCTGACCGACCGCATCCTGTTCAGCGGCAAGCGCGCCATCGGGGCGACCTACCTGCATGGCAACGACAACGCCCTGAAGGAAGTCCGCGCCCGACGCGAAGTCCTGGTGTGCTCCGGCGCCATCGCCTCGCCGCAACTGCTGCAACGCTCCGGCGTCGGCCCGGCATCGCTGCTGCGCGACCTGGGCATCGACGTGGTCCATGACCTGCCCGGCGTCGGCCAGAACCTCCAGGACCACCTGGAGATGTACCTGCAGTACGCCTGCAAACAGCCGGTGTCGCTGTACCCGGCACTGCAATGGTGGAACCAGCCGCAGATCGGTGCTGAGTGGATGTTCCTCGGTACCGGCCTGGGCGCGAGCAACCAGTTCGAGGCGGGCGGTTTCATTCGCAGCCGTCCGGAGTTCGAGTGGCCGAACATTCAGTACCACTTCCTGCCGGTCGCCATTAACTACAACGGCAGCAACGCAGTCAGCGAGCACGGCTTCCAGGCCCACGTCGGCTCCATGCGCTCGCCCAGCCGCGGGCGGATCAACCTGACCTCCCGCGATCCGCGCAAGCATCCGAGCATCCTGTTCAACTACATGTCCTGCGAGCAGGACTGGCAGGAGTTCCGCGACGCCATCCGGATCACCCGCGAAATCATGAACCAGCCGGCGCTGGACCCTTACCGCGGCCGCGAGATCAGCCCGGGGTTGGACAAGCAGAGCGACGCCGAGCTCGACGCGTTCGTGCGGGAACATGCGGAAACCGCGTTCCACCCGTCCTGCTCCTGCAAGATGGGCGAGGACGACATGGCCGTGGTCGATGGCGAAGGCCGCGTGCACGGCATGCAAGGGCTGCGGGTGATCGATGCGTCGATCATGCCGCTGATCATCACCGGCAACCTCAACGCCACCACCATCATGATGGCCGAGAAGCTTGCCGATAAGGTGCGCGGTCGCCCGGCACTCCCACGCAGCACCGCGGCCTACTACAAGGCCGAAGGTGCGCCGGTGCGCGGAAAACCGCTGCGCTGA
- the betI gene encoding transcriptional regulator BetI, with translation MPKVGMQPIRRSQLIHATLEAVDQVGMGDASIALIARLAGVSNGIISHYFQDKNGLLDATMRHLMSALSKAVAERRATLRNDEPRSHLRAIIAGNFDSSQVNGPAMKTWLAFWASSMHQPQLRRLQRINDHRLYSNLCSQFRRELPLDQARSAARGLAALIDGLWLRGALSGDAFDTEQALAIAYDYLDQQLAKRPG, from the coding sequence ATGCCCAAGGTCGGTATGCAGCCGATTCGCCGTTCCCAGTTGATCCACGCCACGTTGGAGGCGGTGGACCAGGTGGGCATGGGTGACGCCAGCATCGCCCTGATCGCCCGCCTGGCGGGGGTCTCCAACGGCATCATCAGCCATTACTTCCAGGACAAGAACGGGCTGCTGGACGCCACGATGCGACATTTGATGTCGGCCTTGAGCAAGGCCGTCGCCGAGCGTCGCGCTACCTTGCGCAACGACGAACCGCGCTCGCATCTGCGGGCCATCATCGCCGGCAACTTCGACAGCTCCCAGGTCAACGGCCCGGCCATGAAGACCTGGCTGGCGTTCTGGGCCAGCAGCATGCACCAGCCGCAGTTGCGCCGCCTGCAGCGGATCAACGACCACCGGCTGTATTCGAACCTGTGCAGCCAGTTCCGCCGTGAACTGCCGCTGGACCAGGCCCGCAGCGCCGCGCGCGGTCTGGCCGCGCTGATCGACGGACTCTGGCTGCGGGGCGCGCTTTCGGGCGACGCCTTCGACACCGAGCAGGCGTTGGCGATTGCCTACGACTATCTCGACCAACAACTGGCCAAGCGCCCCGGATAG
- a CDS encoding HdeD family acid-resistance protein produces the protein MSQHPLWQALGRHWKWIALRGVAAVLFGILAMVWPGIVLTVMVLFFGAYAFVDGLFTLIAAAQMRESGRPLWPLVLVGLLGIAAGLVAFFWPQLTALGLLMLIAGWALVIGVLQIITAIRLRKALQNEWWLGLSGAVSVLFGVLMIANPGAGALAVAWVIGAYAVFFGILLILLALRLRKTSTFDA, from the coding sequence ATGTCGCAACACCCGCTCTGGCAAGCCCTGGGCCGCCACTGGAAATGGATCGCCCTGCGGGGCGTCGCCGCCGTGCTGTTCGGCATCCTGGCCATGGTCTGGCCGGGAATCGTGCTGACCGTGATGGTGCTGTTCTTCGGCGCCTACGCGTTCGTCGACGGCCTGTTCACCCTGATCGCCGCCGCGCAGATGCGCGAATCCGGGAGGCCGTTGTGGCCACTGGTGCTGGTGGGCCTGCTGGGGATCGCCGCCGGGCTGGTGGCCTTCTTCTGGCCGCAACTGACCGCGCTGGGCCTGTTGATGCTGATCGCCGGCTGGGCGCTGGTGATCGGTGTGCTGCAGATCATCACCGCGATCCGCCTGCGCAAGGCGCTGCAGAACGAATGGTGGCTGGGGCTTTCCGGCGCGGTGTCGGTGCTGTTCGGCGTGCTGATGATCGCCAACCCGGGAGCCGGCGCGCTCGCCGTGGCCTGGGTGATCGGCGCCTACGCGGTGTTCTTCGGCATCCTGCTGATCCTCCTCGCGCTGCGCCTGCGCAAGACCTCGACCTTCGATGCCTGA